The nucleotide window CATACCTTGTTGACGAAATCCAAGAAGTTTACAGACTTCAAGGTGTGGGTATCAATGACAAGCACATCGAAGTGATTGTTCGCCAAATGCTACGTAAAGTAGAAATCAAGGACGCTGGAGACAGCCGCTTCTTGGCCGGTGAGCAAGCAGAGAGATATGCTTTCGATCAAGAAAACGAACGTATTAATCGTGAAGGTGGACAACCTGCTACATGCAACCCACTTCTTCTAGGTATCACGAAAGTTTCTTTGAGTACTGACAGCTGGATCTCGGCGGCGTCATTCCAAGAGACCACAAAGGTTCTTACGGAAGCGGCGATCAACTCTCGCACAGACTACTTGCGTGGTTTGAAAGAGAATATCATCATGGGTCGTTTGATCCCTGCTGGTACGGGTTTGACTTCATACAAACGCTGGAAAGTGTCTGTAGCTGAAGACGACGATACAAATTACGTGGCAGCTTTGCCAGGTATGACGTCTTCGACTCAGCCTCACCAGGGTTAGAACGTCCATTTTCGGGTTAAACCGGGGTGGATAAGTCTTAAAAAGGTGTAAAAAGCTCCAAAAGGGAATCTCACAGCCCTTTTGGAGATATAAATTTAATAACAAAGTCTTGACCAGGGCGCTTTTGGTAATGTAATTTCCAGCGTCCTGAGTTCGAGGATTTCGAATAAATTGTTTAAGGGGTTTTAAAAGTGCCTACAATTAATCAGCTCATCAAAAATGAGCGTACAGTTCAAAAGAACCAAACAAAGTCTCCGGCTTTGTCATCTTGCCCTCAACGCCGTGGCGTTTGTACTCGTGTTTACACGACTACGCCTAAGAAACCGAACTCAGCGCTTCGTAAAGTTGCTAAAGTTCGTCTATCTAACGGTTTTGAAGTTATCTCTTACATTCCTGGTATCGGTCATAACCTTCAAGAGCATAGCGTTGTCTTGATCCGTGGTGGTCGTGTGAAGGACTTACCGGGCGTTCGTTACCATATCGTACGCGGTGTATTGGATCTTCAAGGTGTGAACGGCCGTCTACGTGCTCGTTCTAAATACGGTACTAAGAGACCTAAGAAATAATAAGGAATTGACACATGTCACGTCGTAAAAAGACCTTTAAAAGAGAAGTAATTCCAGATCCAGTTTTCAAAGATCTAGTTATTGCTAAGTTCATTAACAAAATGATGATCCAAGGCCGTAAAGCTACAGCTCAGAAACTTTTCTACGGAGCTCTTGCT belongs to Bdellovibrio svalbardensis and includes:
- the rpsL gene encoding 30S ribosomal protein S12, whose translation is MPTINQLIKNERTVQKNQTKSPALSSCPQRRGVCTRVYTTTPKKPNSALRKVAKVRLSNGFEVISYIPGIGHNLQEHSVVLIRGGRVKDLPGVRYHIVRGVLDLQGVNGRLRARSKYGTKRPKK